Below is a genomic region from bacterium.
CGGGCGCTTGACGAGATGCAGGTCCAGGCCGCGCGGGCCGGCGACATCCTGGTGGACAGCCGGCTGAGCGGGTGGCTGATCGACAGCGATCTGCGGATCTGGCTCCGCGCGCCGCTCGCCGTGCGTGCCGCTCGGGTCGCGGCGCGCGATGGGACGGAGGTTGCCCTCGCCGCGCGCGACGTCCAGGCCCGAGAAGCCTGCGAGCACCATCGCTACCGCCAGACATACCAACTGGACCTCTCCGATCTGACGCGGTACCACGTGATCGTGGATACCGCGATGTGGGGCGCCGACGAGATCGTCGCGGCGCTCCTGGTGTTGGCGCGTGGCCTGTTCGCCGGCGGTTCCGGGGGCGTCGGCGGCGCGCCGCCCGGCGTGGGAAGCTCCGTGGTCCATGGACGCTCCGGCTGACGTGGCCGCGGCGCTGCGCGGCCGGGTCGTCGTGGTCGGCGTCTGCGGCAGCATCGCTGCGTACAAGGTGGCGGCCGCCGTCCGGTTGCTCGTCAAGGCCGGCGCCGAGGTGCACGTGGTGATGACGCCGGCCGCCACCCGGTTCATCGGTCCGGTGACGTTTCGCGCACTGTCGCGTCACCCGGTGATCACGGACATGTGGGCGCCGGATTCCCCGTGGGACGAGCCCCACGTGACCTTGGGGCAACGTGCCGACTGTTACCTGATCGCTCCGGCGACCGCCGACATGCTGGGCCGTCTCGCCGCCGGCCTGGCGGACGACATTGTATGTGCGACGGCGCTGGCGACGCGGGCTCCCCTCCTCGTCGCGCCGGCGATGAGCGCCGAGATGGCCGCGGCCCCGGCCGTCGAGGAGAACACCGCCCGCTTGCGCACCCGCGGCGTTCACGTCATCGGCCCGGAGCGCGGTGAGCTTGCGTCCGGCCAGGAGGGGATTGGGCGGCTGTCCGAACCGGAGGCGATCGTCGCGAGAATCGCAGCGCTCGTGGGTGAGGCCGGCGCGCGACGGTGAATGCGGGGACGGAGGGCTGCGCTGAGGTCCTGTTGGACCGCGCCCCACGGATCGCGGATCGTCCCCTGACGTACCGGGTGCCGGCGGCGCTGTGGAACCGCGCGCGCATCGGCGTGCGCGCGGTGGTCCCGCTCGGTTCGCGGACGGCAAGCGGGTTCATCGTCGGGGTCGCGCCGTGCGACCCAGACGGCGCGCGGGCTGCCGCAGACGGGGAGCACCGTCTGCGTGAGATCCTCGACATCCCCGATCCCGAGCCGCTGTTCTCGGCGGCGATGCTCCGGCTCGCCCGCTGGGTCGCCGACGAGACCCTGTCCACCCTGCTCGATGCCGTGCGGTGCCTCGTGCCTCCGGAGATCGCGCGGCGGCCGCCGGCGCCGGAGGGCGCGCTGCGGCGGGTCGTCGCCGTGCCCGAGCGGCTGCCCCGCCTTGCGGGACGGCGTCAGCGGCAACTCTTGGATCGGCTCCTCGCGGCGCCGGAGGGCGTGCCCGTCCGCGAGTTGGTCCGCGACGGCGGTGGCGCCCCGCTCAAGCGTCTCCTGGCGCTCGGGGCGGTGCGGGTGGAAGAGGATCCCCGTCGGAACGTGAGCGCGGCCGTCATCGGGATGGACGCGGGGGCGCCCGACGCGGACGCCGCCCGAGCCCAGCCGGTCCTGCTGTGGGGAGACCCCGGCGATCGTGTCGCGTGGATCGTGGACGCGGCCCGCCGCACCGTAGCGCGCGGCGGACAGGCGCTTGTGACGGCGCCAGAGGTGGAGCTCGCGGAAGCGCTGGTCGCGCACCTCCGCGATGCGATCGGGGACCGGGTCGCGCTGTTCCACTCG
It encodes:
- a CDS encoding flavoprotein, whose product is MDAPADVAAALRGRVVVVGVCGSIAAYKVAAAVRLLVKAGAEVHVVMTPAATRFIGPVTFRALSRHPVITDMWAPDSPWDEPHVTLGQRADCYLIAPATADMLGRLAAGLADDIVCATALATRAPLLVAPAMSAEMAAAPAVEENTARLRTRGVHVIGPERGELASGQEGIGRLSEPEAIVARIAALVGEAGARR
- a CDS encoding cytidylate kinase family protein yields the protein MIVTVSGEIGAGKSTVARALARALGLRYLSTGEVFREEARKRGLTLAELGRLAEQDPSIDRALDEMQVQAARAGDILVDSRLSGWLIDSDLRIWLRAPLAVRAARVAARDGTEVALAARDVQAREACEHHRYRQTYQLDLSDLTRYHVIVDTAMWGADEIVAALLVLARGLFAGGSGGVGGAPPGVGSSVVHGRSG